In Herpetosiphon gulosus, the genomic stretch CGAAGAATTCGTGCGCGATTTCTTGTTTCCCATGCTGCAATCGGGCGCAACCTACGAACGCACCTACTTGCTCGGCACCAGCATCGCCCGCCCACTGATCGCACGTGGTCAGGTGCAAACTGCCTTGAAAGTTGGTGCTGATGCACTTTCCCACGGCTGCACGGGCAAAGGCAACGATCAAGTGCGCTTTGAATTGACCTACATGGCCTTGGCTCCGCACATGAAAATTATCGCGCCATGGCGTGAATGGCACATTCGCTCACGTGAAGATGCACTGGATTATGCTGCGTTGCACAATGTGCCAGTTACCAGCACTCGCGCCTCGATCTACAGCCGCGACGGCAATATTTGGCACTTGAGCCATGAAGGTGGCTCGTTGGAAGACCCATGGTTGGAGCCAGAATTGACCATGTTCCAACGCACCGTAACCCCTGAAGAAGCCCCCGATTTGCCAGAATACTTGGAAATTGGCTTCGAGCGTGGTATTCCAGTTAGCGTGAATGGCGAGCAACTTGGCCCGGTGGCCTTGCTGCAAACCCTCAACGACATTGGCGCTCGTCATGGCGTTGGCCGCGTCGATTTGGTCGAAAATCGCTTGGTCGGCATGAAGAGCCACGGCGTATACGAAACGCCAGGCGGCACATTG encodes the following:
- a CDS encoding argininosuccinate synthase, whose product is MSNATANKVVLAYSGGLDTSVIVPWLKEHYGCEVVCYCANLGQDDDLSGVEAKAIASGASACYVEDLREEFVRDFLFPMLQSGATYERTYLLGTSIARPLIARGQVQTALKVGADALSHGCTGKGNDQVRFELTYMALAPHMKIIAPWREWHIRSREDALDYAALHNVPVTSTRASIYSRDGNIWHLSHEGGSLEDPWLEPELTMFQRTVTPEEAPDLPEYLEIGFERGIPVSVNGEQLGPVALLQTLNDIGARHGVGRVDLVENRLVGMKSHGVYETPGGTLLYRAHQGLEELALDRETLHFKDTLAIRFSELIYNGQWWSPLRYALSAFFTETQKNVTGVTRLKVFKGGVHLVGRKAERSLYVPDLATFSEDAVYNQADAEGFIKLFGLPQKVEALTSGAE